A stretch of the Bradyrhizobium arachidis genome encodes the following:
- a CDS encoding DNA polymerase Y family protein, translating to MSANSVNRRRILSLWLPRLPIDRIKRVLSGSSAAPASDEASIVVAKESNALSIYALDEAASRLGLHIGLPLANARAICPELKVFDADVVADAKTLGDIADWCDRFTPLVALDPPHGLFLDITGCAHLFGGEAALLQALVRALARQGFAVSAAIASTSVCARTLTRQASGTIVADGAEAEAIGALPVSMLGADEAITTGLRRAGLKTIGDVASRAPHEITARFGARFSTLLTHALGQGDAPINPRKPLPDYIVEKRFAEPIATDTMIAMTLSRLADTLVTSMEKQGKGARRLEASFFRTDGAVRSIMVETGRPVTKSAIIDRLFRERLDALADPLDPGFGFDMVRLSASRTEIVVQEQRDLDSHVHDNDELAALIDRIAARIGGKRVVMHLPQDTHIPERAVLAVSAQHHLAAATQAEWPARTESEPPLRPLRLFERPEPIKVPFATVPDGPPHQFTWRRALHAVVRVEGPERIAMEWWKQDGKQFTRDYFRVEDAEGLRFWIFRDGLYEGEVFDDEGKPMSPGWYVHGLFA from the coding sequence ATGAGTGCCAATTCAGTGAACCGTCGGCGTATCCTCAGCCTGTGGCTGCCGCGCCTGCCCATCGACCGCATCAAGCGGGTTTTGTCGGGGAGCAGCGCCGCGCCAGCTAGCGATGAAGCGAGCATCGTTGTTGCAAAGGAAAGCAACGCGCTCTCGATCTATGCGCTCGACGAGGCGGCCTCGCGCCTCGGCCTGCATATCGGCCTGCCGCTGGCCAATGCCCGCGCCATCTGTCCTGAATTAAAAGTGTTCGACGCCGATGTCGTGGCGGATGCCAAGACGTTAGGGGATATCGCCGACTGGTGCGATCGCTTCACGCCGCTGGTGGCGCTCGATCCGCCGCACGGGCTGTTTTTGGACATCACCGGCTGCGCGCATCTGTTCGGCGGCGAAGCTGCGCTGTTGCAGGCACTCGTTCGTGCGTTGGCGCGGCAGGGCTTTGCCGTCAGCGCGGCGATTGCCAGCACCTCGGTGTGCGCGCGTACGCTGACGCGTCAGGCCTCCGGCACCATCGTCGCCGACGGCGCGGAAGCGGAGGCGATCGGCGCATTGCCCGTATCCATGCTCGGCGCCGACGAGGCCATCACGACGGGGCTGCGTCGCGCCGGGCTCAAAACAATCGGCGATGTCGCCTCGCGCGCGCCGCATGAGATCACCGCGCGTTTCGGCGCGCGGTTTTCCACGTTGCTCACGCATGCGCTGGGGCAGGGCGATGCACCGATCAATCCGCGAAAGCCGCTGCCCGATTACATCGTGGAGAAGCGCTTTGCCGAACCGATCGCGACCGACACCATGATCGCGATGACGCTGTCGCGGCTTGCCGACACGCTTGTTACCTCCATGGAGAAGCAGGGCAAGGGCGCGCGGCGGCTGGAGGCCTCGTTCTTCCGCACTGACGGCGCGGTGCGGTCGATCATGGTCGAGACCGGGCGGCCCGTCACGAAAAGCGCGATCATCGATCGTCTGTTCCGCGAGCGCCTCGATGCGCTCGCCGATCCCCTCGATCCCGGTTTCGGTTTCGACATGGTCCGCCTGTCGGCGAGCCGCACCGAGATCGTGGTGCAGGAGCAGCGCGATCTCGATTCCCATGTCCATGACAATGACGAGCTCGCCGCGCTGATCGACCGCATCGCCGCGCGCATCGGCGGAAAGCGCGTCGTCATGCACCTGCCGCAGGATACGCATATTCCGGAGCGCGCGGTGCTGGCCGTATCGGCGCAGCATCATCTCGCCGCCGCGACCCAGGCCGAGTGGCCCGCGCGCACCGAGAGCGAGCCGCCGCTGCGCCCTTTGCGGCTGTTCGAGCGGCCCGAGCCGATCAAGGTGCCGTTCGCGACCGTGCCGGACGGGCCGCCGCACCAGTTCACCTGGCGGCGCGCACTGCATGCCGTGGTGCGGGTGGAAGGGCCCGAGCGCATCGCCATGGAATGGTGGAAGCAGGATGGCAAACAGTTCACGCGGGATTATTTCCGCGTCGAGGATGCCGAAGGCCTGCGGTTCTGGATTTTTCGCGACGGCCTTTACGAGGGTGAGGTGTTCGACGACGAAGGCAAGCCGATGTCTCCCGGTTGGTATGTACATGGGCTGTTCGCATGA
- a CDS encoding UdgX family uracil-DNA binding protein (This protein belongs to the uracil DNA glycosylase superfamily, members of which act in excision repair of DNA. However, it belongs more specifically to UdgX branch, whose founding member was found to bind uracil in DNA (where it does not belong), without cleaving it, appears to promote DNA repair by a pathway involving RecA, rather than base excision.): MQLIILTSETDFDGWRTAARSLALHRIDPADVTWTVRGQNQVPSGLSEASNLPPVETETTFSVPANFIELARIAILHRDDERFALLYRLLWRLKADHDLLAAMTDPDVAQASAMVNAVRRDAQRMREIVRFREIGREHKAHYAAWFAPEHHIVEFTAPFFARRFADMPWSILTPDVCAHWDGHAVTFTPGINQMEMPAPSKLEETWRRHFQAKPSSVDAPGKRRRNLPEASILEPLLSDAERWTGGRMIPRAETSMARKPAADNLETLREEAAHCRACPLWKDATQTVFGEGPKNATIMLVGEQPGDKEDLAGHPFVGPAGQMLDRALEEAGVDRKKVYVTNAVKHFKFLARGKIRLHQRPNTPEIRACRQWYEREISVIDPALVVAMGATAAQSVFGKIMPIGKNRGRLIDLADGRKALVTVHPSYLLRLPDEEAKKLEYQRFVDDLRIAAGLQAKTPRAA; encoded by the coding sequence ATGCAGCTCATCATTCTGACCAGCGAGACGGATTTCGACGGCTGGCGCACGGCCGCGCGGTCGCTAGCGCTTCATCGGATCGATCCGGCGGACGTGACCTGGACGGTAAGGGGTCAAAACCAGGTGCCATCAGGCCTGTCCGAAGCATCAAATCTTCCACCGGTCGAGACTGAAACCACGTTCAGCGTGCCGGCCAATTTCATCGAGCTCGCGCGGATCGCGATCCTGCATCGCGACGACGAACGTTTCGCGTTGCTCTATCGCCTGCTGTGGCGATTGAAGGCCGACCATGATCTGCTCGCGGCGATGACCGATCCCGACGTGGCGCAGGCGAGCGCGATGGTCAATGCCGTGCGGCGCGATGCGCAGCGGATGCGCGAAATCGTCCGCTTCCGCGAGATCGGACGCGAGCACAAGGCGCATTACGCCGCCTGGTTCGCGCCGGAGCATCACATCGTCGAATTCACCGCACCGTTTTTCGCGCGGCGCTTTGCCGACATGCCCTGGTCGATCCTCACGCCTGATGTCTGCGCCCATTGGGATGGTCACGCTGTTACCTTCACGCCGGGCATCAACCAGATGGAGATGCCGGCCCCGAGCAAATTGGAGGAAACCTGGCGCCGCCATTTTCAGGCAAAGCCATCATCGGTGGACGCGCCCGGAAAGCGACGGAGGAACCTGCCGGAGGCTTCGATACTTGAACCTCTGCTTTCCGACGCCGAGCGCTGGACCGGCGGACGGATGATCCCGCGCGCGGAGACATCAATGGCACGCAAGCCCGCCGCCGATAATCTGGAAACACTCCGCGAGGAGGCCGCCCATTGCCGCGCCTGCCCGCTGTGGAAGGACGCCACGCAAACCGTATTCGGCGAGGGGCCGAAGAACGCCACCATCATGCTGGTCGGCGAGCAGCCCGGCGACAAGGAAGACCTTGCCGGCCATCCCTTCGTCGGACCGGCCGGCCAGATGCTCGACCGCGCGCTGGAAGAGGCCGGGGTCGATCGCAAGAAGGTCTACGTCACCAACGCGGTGAAGCATTTCAAATTCTTAGCCCGCGGAAAGATCCGTCTGCACCAGAGGCCGAATACGCCGGAGATCAGGGCTTGCCGGCAATGGTATGAACGGGAAATCTCAGTAATCGATCCCGCCCTCGTCGTCGCGATGGGCGCGACCGCCGCACAAAGCGTGTTCGGCAAGATCATGCCGATCGGCAAGAATCGCGGCCGGCTGATCGACCTTGCCGACGGCCGCAAGGCGCTGGTCACCGTGCACCCGTCCTATCTGCTGCGGCTGCCGGACGAGGAAGCCAAGAAGCTGGAATATCAACGCTTCGTCGATGACCTCAGGATCGCCGCCGGCTTGCAGGCGAAAACCCCGCGCGCGGCCTGA
- a CDS encoding ImuA family protein, which translates to MSGARGSALAALRGQIERIETSDAAHHHDRVALGHPEADRVLQGGLARAAIHEVFCEGRQGTAATGFVTGLAGRVSARRPLLWVRQDFSELEAGALSMSGLAELGLDPRRVVMVRAADAEAALRTTADALACDALGAVVLELWGEARQFDLVASRKLTLAAQASGATGLLLRMAANPSPSTAETRWMLRAAHSPPGSVWSAWGAPMFDAELVRNRHGPVGRWIMEWKCDECQFSEPSAYPQPVAAAPAHRPHQAGFVGEQRRAS; encoded by the coding sequence ATGAGCGGCGCACGTGGAAGCGCGCTTGCGGCTTTGCGCGGCCAGATCGAGCGCATCGAGACGTCGGATGCCGCGCATCATCACGATCGCGTCGCGCTCGGCCACCCGGAAGCCGATCGCGTGCTGCAGGGCGGGCTTGCCCGCGCGGCGATCCACGAGGTGTTTTGCGAAGGACGCCAGGGCACGGCCGCAACGGGGTTCGTGACGGGGCTTGCGGGCCGCGTGTCGGCGCGCCGGCCGCTGCTGTGGGTGCGTCAGGACTTTTCTGAATTGGAAGCGGGCGCGTTGTCGATGAGCGGGCTCGCCGAGCTCGGCCTCGATCCGCGCCGTGTGGTGATGGTGCGTGCCGCCGATGCGGAGGCCGCCCTGCGGACAACGGCCGACGCGCTCGCCTGCGATGCGCTCGGCGCCGTCGTGCTCGAGCTCTGGGGTGAGGCGAGGCAGTTCGATCTCGTGGCGAGCCGCAAGCTGACGCTTGCCGCACAGGCTTCAGGCGCAACCGGGCTGCTGCTGCGGATGGCGGCAAACCCGTCGCCATCGACGGCCGAGACAAGATGGATGCTGCGCGCGGCGCATTCGCCGCCGGGCTCAGTCTGGAGTGCCTGGGGCGCGCCGATGTTCGATGCCGAGCTCGTGCGCAATCGTCATGGCCCGGTCGGGCGGTGGATCATGGAATGGAAGTGTGATGAGTGCCAATTCAGTGAACCGTCGGCGTATCCTCAGCCTGTGGCTGCCGCGCCTGCCCATCGACCGCATCAAGCGGGTTTTGTCGGGGAGCAGCGCCGCGCCAGCTAG
- a CDS encoding M20 aminoacylase family protein — translation MPIVNRVADLQPDIQAWRRDIHQHPELLYDVHRTAAFVADRLREFGCDQVVTGLGQTGVVGVIKGKQPAGGDLKVIGLRADMDALPIEEQTNLPYASKTPGKMHACGHDGHTAMLLGAARYLAETRNFAGDAVVIFQPAEEGGAGGAAMVKDGLMERFGIDQVYGMHNGPGIPIGAFAIRQGPIMAATDEVDIKIEGLGGHAARPHKCIDSVMVGAQLITALQSIVARSVDPLESAVISICEFHAGNARNVIPQTAELKGTIRTLTPEVRKLVEKRVREVVAGVAQITGAKIDLHYHNNYPVTNNHAAQTEVARRIAKQVAGDTNVHEMPPLMGGEDFAYMLEARPGAFIFCGNGDSAGLHHPAYNFNDEAIVYGTSYWIKLVETSLAAS, via the coding sequence ATGCCCATCGTGAACCGCGTCGCCGACCTTCAGCCCGACATCCAGGCCTGGCGGCGGGACATCCATCAGCACCCGGAATTGCTCTACGATGTGCACCGCACCGCAGCATTCGTGGCTGACAGGCTGCGCGAGTTCGGTTGCGACCAGGTGGTGACCGGTCTCGGTCAGACCGGCGTGGTCGGCGTGATCAAGGGCAAGCAGCCGGCGGGCGGCGACCTCAAGGTCATCGGCCTGCGTGCCGACATGGACGCGCTGCCGATCGAGGAACAGACCAATTTGCCTTACGCGTCCAAGACGCCGGGCAAGATGCACGCCTGCGGCCATGACGGCCATACCGCGATGTTGCTCGGCGCGGCGCGTTACCTCGCCGAGACCCGCAATTTCGCCGGCGATGCGGTCGTGATCTTCCAGCCGGCCGAGGAGGGCGGCGCCGGTGGTGCAGCCATGGTCAAGGACGGGCTGATGGAGCGTTTTGGCATCGACCAGGTCTACGGCATGCACAACGGTCCGGGCATTCCGATCGGCGCCTTCGCGATCCGGCAGGGGCCGATCATGGCGGCGACCGACGAGGTCGACATCAAGATCGAGGGCCTCGGCGGCCACGCCGCGCGTCCGCACAAATGCATCGATTCAGTCATGGTCGGCGCGCAGCTCATCACGGCGCTGCAGTCGATCGTCGCGCGCAGCGTCGATCCCCTGGAGTCCGCCGTTATCTCGATCTGCGAATTCCACGCCGGCAATGCCCGCAACGTCATTCCGCAGACCGCGGAGTTGAAGGGCACGATCCGGACGCTGACGCCCGAGGTGCGCAAGCTCGTCGAGAAGCGCGTGCGCGAGGTGGTGGCGGGCGTGGCCCAGATCACCGGCGCCAAGATCGACCTGCACTATCACAACAACTATCCCGTGACCAACAACCACGCCGCCCAGACCGAAGTCGCGCGGCGCATCGCAAAGCAGGTCGCGGGCGATACCAACGTCCACGAGATGCCGCCGCTGATGGGCGGCGAGGACTTTGCCTACATGCTGGAAGCGCGCCCCGGCGCCTTCATCTTCTGCGGCAATGGCGACAGCGCCGGCCTGCATCACCCCGCCTACAATTTCAACGACGAGGCGATCGTCTACGGCACGTCCTACTGGATCAAGCTGGTGGAGACGTCGCTGGCGGCGTCGTAA
- a CDS encoding inorganic phosphate transporter — protein MTDITLNPGMVDPAPVQPASRPNLDKGFNPLTLILFMGILAAGLLFVAYSIYADVDATGVRVTTYLPYILLFVALLIALGFEFVNGFHDTANAVATVIYTHSLPAEVAVMWSGFFNFLGVLLSSGAVAFGIVSLLPVELILQVGSSAGFAMVFALLIAAIVWNLGTWFFGLPASSSHTLIGSIIGVGIANAVMRGRDGTSGVDWTKATEIGYALLLSPLFGFICAATLLLLLKFIVRNPSLYAAPEGNKAPPLWIRGLLIATCTGVSFAHGSNDGQKGMGLIMLILIGTVPTAYALNRALPESQIAQFQKTSEAASKVIAAKGAGHSIIGDPRPAVTQYIALRHINEGTYPSLAVLVKDVGEQVAKFGSLNKVPAEAVGNTRNDMYLTSEAIRFLMKDKENDLSKDEVATLNAYKGSLDSATKFIPTWVKIAVAIALGLGTMIGWKRIVITVGEKIGKSHLTYAQGASAELVAAATIGAADVFGLPVSTTHVLSSGVAGTMAANGSGLQWSTIRNLLMAWVLTLPCAIMLSASLYVLFSRIF, from the coding sequence ATGACCGACATCACATTGAATCCAGGCATGGTCGATCCGGCACCGGTACAGCCGGCCTCGCGACCCAATCTCGACAAGGGTTTCAACCCGCTCACGCTCATCCTGTTCATGGGCATCCTCGCCGCGGGACTGCTGTTCGTCGCCTACAGCATCTATGCGGACGTCGATGCGACCGGCGTGCGGGTGACGACCTACCTGCCCTACATCCTCCTGTTCGTCGCGCTGCTGATCGCGCTCGGCTTCGAGTTCGTCAATGGCTTCCATGACACCGCCAATGCGGTCGCGACCGTGATCTACACCCATTCGCTGCCGGCCGAAGTTGCCGTGATGTGGTCGGGCTTCTTCAACTTCCTCGGCGTGCTGCTGTCCTCCGGCGCGGTCGCCTTCGGCATCGTCTCGCTGCTGCCGGTCGAGCTGATCCTCCAGGTCGGCTCCAGCGCGGGCTTCGCCATGGTGTTCGCGCTCTTGATCGCCGCGATCGTGTGGAATCTCGGCACCTGGTTCTTCGGCCTGCCGGCCTCCTCCTCGCACACGCTGATCGGCTCGATCATCGGTGTCGGCATCGCCAACGCCGTCATGCGCGGCCGCGACGGCACCTCGGGCGTGGACTGGACCAAGGCGACCGAGATCGGCTACGCGCTGCTGCTCTCGCCGCTGTTCGGCTTCATCTGCGCCGCCACGCTGCTGCTGCTGCTCAAGTTCATCGTGCGCAACCCGTCGCTCTATGCAGCCCCCGAGGGCAACAAGGCGCCGCCGCTCTGGATCCGCGGTCTGCTGATCGCGACCTGCACCGGCGTCAGCTTCGCGCACGGTTCGAACGACGGCCAGAAGGGCATGGGCCTGATCATGCTGATCCTGATCGGCACCGTGCCGACCGCCTATGCGCTGAACCGCGCACTTCCGGAATCCCAGATCGCCCAGTTCCAGAAGACCTCGGAGGCCGCTTCCAAGGTGATCGCGGCAAAAGGCGCCGGCCACAGCATCATCGGCGATCCCCGCCCGGCCGTGACGCAATACATCGCGCTCCGCCACATCAACGAGGGCACCTATCCCTCGCTCGCGGTGCTGGTGAAGGACGTCGGCGAGCAGGTCGCAAAGTTCGGCTCGCTGAACAAGGTGCCGGCTGAAGCCGTCGGCAACACCCGCAACGACATGTACCTGACCTCGGAAGCGATCCGCTTCCTGATGAAGGACAAGGAGAACGACCTTAGCAAGGACGAGGTCGCGACCCTCAACGCCTACAAGGGCTCGCTCGACAGCGCCACAAAATTCATCCCGACCTGGGTGAAGATTGCGGTCGCAATCGCGCTCGGCCTCGGCACCATGATCGGCTGGAAGCGCATCGTCATCACCGTCGGCGAGAAGATCGGCAAGAGCCACCTCACCTACGCGCAAGGCGCCTCCGCCGAGCTCGTCGCCGCCGCCACGATCGGCGCCGCCGACGTGTTCGGCCTGCCGGTCTCGACCACGCATGTGCTGTCGTCGGGTGTCGCCGGCACCATGGCGGCCAACGGCTCGGGCCTGCAATGGTCGACCATCCGCAACCTGCTGATGGCCTGGGTGCTGACGCTGCCCTGCGCGATCATGCTGTCGGCCAGCCTCTACGTGCTGTTCTCGCGGATCTTCTGA
- a CDS encoding error-prone DNA polymerase has protein sequence MSAPAYAEIGVTTNFSFLRGGSDPRAYVHQAAVLGLPAIGIADHNTLAGIVRAYKELDNSELPYKPKLLIGARIVFIDGTPDILVYPCDRAAYGRLCQLLTKGKRGDNIERIEKGECHLRFDDLLEFAEGQLLILTLPHRFEAGRALDVLSRLKTSRAEGVWLAASLVYRGDDKRRLALLHALAAKAGVPLLATNEVLYHHPARRPLQDVLTCIREKTTIEAVGKKLQANAERFLKPPQEMARLFRDLPEAIAETMRFADKIVFSLDQLKYQYPDEPVPPGKTAQGHLEDLTWAGVQKYFGGKISDTLRATLKKELALISELKYAHYFLTVHDIVHYARSQNILCQGRGSAANSAVCYVLGITSVDPTKVDLLFERFISKERLEPPDIDVDFEHSRREEVMQYVYRRYGRHRAAIIATIIHYRPRSAIRDVGKALGLTEDVTAALADTVWGSWGKGLNDMQVKQAGLDPKNPMISLAVDLATELIEFPRHLSQHVGGYVLTQDRLDTYVPIGNAAMDDRTFIEWDKDDVDALNMMKVDVLALGMLTCIRKCFDLIADHKGERYVLASVPQDDKNVYDMLCRGESLGVFQVESRAQMNMLPRLKPQTFYDLVIEVAIVRPGPIQGDMVHPYLRRRNGVEKENYPSPSPDHGEPDELYKVLHKTLGVPLFQEQAMRIAIEAAKFTSEEANGLRRSMATFRNVGTIGKFEEKMIGNMIRRGYDPEFAKNCFEQIKGFGSYGFPESHAASFAQLVYISSWLKHYHPDAFCCGLLNSQPMGFYAPAQIVGDARKNGVEVRQIDVSHSFAQNTLEEGSGKYCAVRLGFRQIDGFHWLDEDEERLKLSQLSFRGARSANPESIGPHTPGGMDSGFDADASPRNDREDWADRIVAARNRRPFTSLEDFARDTGLPKRALILLADADAFRSLGLDHREALWQVRRLPDDVPLPLFEAATAREQPDEHAKPLPVMPRPEQVVADYQTIRLSLKGHPMEFLREMFTKERVIPCTDVSHRNDRRRVRCAGVVLVRQRPGSANGVVFMTLEDETGIANIVVWPKVMEQYRKEVMGARLVLVEGYIQSSPEEVTHLVAQRMIDRSHDLIGLANDALTRKPPVPAGPALIEPLNDDRRDHADTPAQKIRHPRNVRILPPSRDFH, from the coding sequence ATGAGTGCGCCTGCCTATGCCGAGATCGGCGTCACCACAAACTTCTCGTTCCTGCGCGGCGGCTCGGATCCGCGCGCCTATGTGCACCAGGCCGCCGTCTTGGGGCTGCCTGCGATCGGCATTGCCGATCACAACACGCTCGCCGGAATCGTGCGCGCCTACAAGGAGCTCGATAATTCCGAGCTGCCCTACAAACCAAAGCTCCTGATCGGCGCGCGCATCGTCTTCATCGACGGCACGCCCGACATCCTCGTCTATCCCTGCGATCGCGCCGCCTATGGCCGGCTGTGCCAGTTGCTCACGAAAGGCAAGCGCGGCGACAATATCGAACGCATTGAGAAGGGCGAGTGCCATCTCCGCTTCGATGATCTCCTGGAGTTTGCCGAAGGCCAGCTTCTGATCCTGACGCTGCCGCATCGCTTTGAAGCTGGGAGAGCGCTGGACGTTCTCTCAAGGCTGAAGACGAGCCGCGCCGAAGGCGTGTGGCTGGCCGCAAGCCTCGTCTATCGTGGCGACGACAAGCGCCGCCTGGCCCTGCTTCATGCGCTCGCAGCCAAGGCCGGTGTGCCGCTGCTGGCAACCAACGAGGTGCTCTATCACCACCCTGCGCGCCGCCCGTTGCAGGACGTGCTGACCTGCATCCGGGAAAAGACCACGATCGAGGCGGTCGGCAAAAAGCTCCAAGCCAATGCCGAGCGCTTTCTCAAACCTCCGCAGGAAATGGCGCGCCTGTTCCGCGACCTCCCGGAGGCGATCGCGGAGACCATGCGCTTCGCCGATAAAATCGTCTTCTCGCTCGATCAGCTCAAATACCAGTATCCGGACGAGCCAGTGCCGCCGGGCAAGACCGCGCAAGGGCATCTGGAAGATCTGACCTGGGCGGGTGTGCAAAAATATTTTGGCGGCAAGATATCGGACACGCTGCGCGCCACGTTGAAGAAAGAGCTCGCGCTGATATCAGAGCTGAAATACGCGCATTACTTCCTCACCGTGCACGACATCGTGCACTATGCGCGCAGCCAGAACATTTTGTGCCAGGGCCGCGGCTCGGCGGCGAATTCCGCCGTATGCTACGTGCTCGGCATCACCTCGGTCGATCCGACCAAGGTCGATCTGCTGTTCGAGCGCTTCATCTCCAAGGAGCGGCTGGAGCCGCCGGACATCGACGTCGATTTCGAGCATTCGCGGCGCGAGGAGGTGATGCAATATGTCTATCGCCGCTACGGCCGTCATCGTGCCGCGATCATTGCCACCATCATCCATTATCGCCCGCGTAGTGCCATCCGCGACGTTGGCAAGGCACTCGGGCTGACGGAGGACGTCACTGCCGCGCTCGCCGACACCGTCTGGGGAAGCTGGGGCAAGGGCCTCAACGACATGCAGGTCAAGCAGGCCGGACTCGATCCCAAAAATCCCATGATCAGCCTCGCGGTCGACCTTGCGACCGAATTGATCGAATTTCCGCGTCACCTCTCGCAGCATGTCGGCGGCTATGTGCTGACGCAGGACCGGCTCGACACCTATGTGCCGATCGGTAATGCCGCAATGGACGACCGCACCTTCATCGAATGGGACAAGGACGACGTCGACGCGCTCAACATGATGAAGGTCGACGTGCTGGCGCTGGGCATGCTGACCTGCATCCGCAAATGCTTTGACCTGATCGCCGATCACAAGGGTGAGCGCTACGTGCTGGCCAGCGTCCCGCAGGATGACAAGAACGTCTACGACATGCTGTGCCGCGGAGAATCGCTCGGCGTGTTCCAGGTCGAGAGCCGTGCGCAGATGAACATGCTGCCGCGCCTGAAGCCGCAAACTTTCTACGACCTCGTCATCGAGGTCGCGATCGTGCGTCCCGGACCGATCCAGGGCGACATGGTGCATCCTTATTTGCGGCGGCGGAACGGGGTCGAGAAGGAGAATTATCCGTCACCGTCGCCCGATCACGGCGAGCCGGACGAGCTCTACAAGGTCCTGCACAAGACGCTCGGCGTGCCCCTGTTCCAGGAACAGGCGATGCGGATCGCGATCGAGGCGGCAAAGTTCACCTCGGAGGAGGCCAACGGCCTGCGCCGCTCAATGGCGACGTTTCGCAATGTCGGCACCATCGGCAAGTTCGAGGAAAAGATGATCGGCAACATGATCCGGCGCGGTTACGACCCGGAGTTTGCCAAAAACTGTTTTGAGCAGATCAAGGGGTTTGGCTCCTACGGCTTCCCGGAGAGCCATGCCGCGAGCTTTGCCCAGCTCGTCTATATCTCGTCCTGGCTGAAGCATTATCATCCCGATGCGTTCTGCTGCGGGCTGCTCAATTCGCAGCCGATGGGCTTTTACGCCCCGGCGCAGATCGTCGGCGATGCCCGCAAGAACGGCGTCGAGGTGCGCCAGATCGACGTCTCCCACAGCTTTGCGCAGAACACGCTGGAGGAGGGGAGCGGCAAATACTGCGCTGTGCGCCTGGGGTTCCGCCAGATCGACGGCTTTCACTGGCTGGATGAAGACGAGGAGAGACTGAAACTCTCTCAACTGTCATTCCGGGGCGCGCGAAGCGCGAACCCGGAATCCATCGGGCCGCATACGCCTGGCGGAATGGATTCCGGGTTCGACGCTGACGCGTCGCCCCGGAATGACCGGGAAGACTGGGCCGACCGCATCGTCGCCGCCCGCAACCGCCGTCCCTTCACCTCGCTCGAAGACTTCGCCCGCGACACCGGCCTGCCCAAGCGCGCGTTGATCCTGCTTGCGGACGCCGATGCGTTCCGCTCGCTCGGGCTCGACCACCGCGAGGCGCTGTGGCAGGTGCGGCGCTTGCCCGACGATGTGCCGCTGCCGCTGTTCGAGGCCGCCACAGCCCGCGAGCAGCCGGACGAGCATGCAAAGCCGCTGCCGGTGATGCCGCGGCCCGAGCAGGTGGTCGCCGATTATCAGACCATCCGCCTGTCGCTGAAGGGGCATCCGATGGAATTTTTGCGGGAGATGTTCACGAAGGAGCGCGTGATCCCCTGCACGGACGTCTCGCACAGGAACGACCGTCGCCGCGTCCGCTGCGCCGGCGTGGTGCTGGTGCGGCAGCGGCCGGGCAGCGCCAATGGCGTCGTGTTCATGACGCTGGAGGACGAAACCGGCATCGCCAATATCGTGGTGTGGCCGAAAGTGATGGAGCAGTACCGTAAAGAGGTGATGGGCGCGCGCCTCGTCCTGGTCGAGGGCTATATCCAGAGCAGCCCCGAAGAGGTCACGCATCTGGTGGCCCAGCGCATGATCGACCGCTCGCACGATCTGATCGGCCTTGCCAATGACGCGCTCACCCGCAAGCCGCCGGTGCCGGCCGGTCCCGCGCTGATCGAGCCGCTCAACGACGACCGCCGCGACCACGCCGATACGCCCGCGCAGAAAATCCGCCACCCCCGCAACGTCCGCATCCTGCCGCCGTCACGGGATTTTCATTGA